The following are encoded in a window of Phaseolus vulgaris cultivar G19833 chromosome 3, P. vulgaris v2.0, whole genome shotgun sequence genomic DNA:
- the LOC137808299 gene encoding uncharacterized protein encodes MKKSSSSSFQNLGSFPSPGAPYYRERSVGSQKGWSSERVSKAPSSSNCISRRHTMAGLITPFSGGRTMPSKWDEAERWICSPVSAYAESRSSHAQLQRRPKSISGPIVPPEVAALYSNYSPVVPLRQGLVVRNLVVGSPFSTGVLAPVAVSVHHYDAHDTTVFGYDMHNRIQFSSPVLNENGVVLSSLSTAPTTCSELPCDQSSPISQDEKHDETMNEENVASNFSRCDKGTQMSPAETENDAHSSPMSSAATSVVDQQERHSPKLEVRDVQVDSQATIIRWSKRHATKLAKKDILHNKDSRETSAQAPASCWEIDESNIEPSKLKREEAKIIAWENLQKAKAETSIRKLEMKLEKKRSTSMDKILSKLRKAQLKAENMRSTMPVQQSQEVSKCRVFSFSKYAPIWSPSSCFGTNAQ; translated from the exons ATGAAGAAGAGTTCTTCATCTTCTTTCCAGAACTTGGGTTCTTTCCCAAGTCCAGGGGCACCATATTATAGAGAGAGAAGCGTTGGGAGCCAAAAGGGGTGGAGTTCAGAGAGAGTTTCAAAGGCTCCAAGCAGCAGCAACTGCATCAGTAGAAGGCACACTATGGCAGGGTTGATAACACCTTTCAGTGGTGGAAGAACAATGCCCTCTAAATGGGATGAGGCTGAGAGGTGGATTTGTAGTCCAGTTTCAGCCTATGCTGAGAGCAGAAGTTCACATGCTCAACTTCAGCGCAGACCAAAATCAATAAGTGGCCCAATTGTGCCTCCTGAAGTAGCTGCTTTATACTCAAATTACTCACCTGTGGTTCCACTGCGCCAAGGGTTGGTTGTGAGAAACTTGGTAGTGGGTTCCCCCTTCTCAACTGGGGTGTTGGCACCAGTTGCTGTTTCTGTTCACCACTATGATGCACATGATACCACTGTTTTTGGTTATGACATGCACAATAGGATCCAGTTTTCTAGTCCTGTGCTCAACGAGAATGGTGTGGTGCTTTCTTCATTGTCCACTGCACCCACCACATGTTCTGAACTACCATGTGACCAATCATCTCCTATCTCTCAAG ATGAGAAACATGATGAAACGATGAATGAGGAAAATGTGGCCTCTAATTTCTCAAGATGTGACAAAGGTACCCAAATGAGCCCTGCAGAGACAGAGAACGATGCACATTCATCTCCTATGTCTTCTGCTGCCACTTCAGTTGTGGATCAACAAGAACGCCATTCTCCTAAATTAGAGGTCAGAGATGTGCAAGTTGACAGTCAAGCTACTATTATCAGATGGTCCAAGAGGCATGCAACCAAATTGGCCAAAAAAGACATACTGCACAACAAAGACTCAAGAGAGACTAGTGCACAAGCCCCAGCTTCATGTTGGGAAATTGACGAGTCAAACATAGAACCTTCCAA GTTAAAGAGAGAAGAAGCCAAAATCATTGCATGGGAGAATTTGCAGAAAGCAAAGGCTGAAACTTCTATACGGAAACTTGAG ATGAAATTAGAAAAGAAGAGATCAACATCAATGGATAAGATTCTAAGCAAGCTGAGAAAAGCACAGTTGAAAGCTGAAAATATGAGAAGCACAATGCCTGTACAACAGAGCCAAGAGGTTTCCAAGTGCAGAGTATTTTCCTTCTCCA
- the LOC137808300 gene encoding zeaxanthin epoxidase, chloroplastic-like: protein MASTLCYNSLNPSTTAFSRTHFSVPVNKELPLDASPLVSYNCPLGCRTRKQRRKVMYVKGAMVEAPPSVSPSSQGGSGGPSKKQLRVLVAGGGIGGLVFALAAKRKGFDVVVFEKDLSAVRGEGQYRGPIQIQSNALAALEAIDSEVAEEVMRAGCITGDRINGLVDGVSGSWYVKFDTFTPAVERGLPVTRVISRMVLQEILACAVGEDVIMNASNVVNFVDDGNKVTVELENGQKYEGDVLIGADGIWSKVRKQLFGHKEAVYSGYTCYTGIADFVPADIETVGYRVFLGHKQYFVSSDVGAGKMQWYAFHKEPPGGVDGPNGKKERLLKIFEGWCDNAVDLILATEEDAILRRDIYDRIPTLTWGKGRVTLLGDSVHAMQPNMGQGGCMAIEDSYQLALELETAWEQSIKSGSPIDVDSSLRSYERERRLRVAIIHGMARMAALMASTYKAYLGVGLGPLEFLTKFRIPHPGRVGGRFFVDIMMPSMLSWVLGGNSSKLEGRPLSCRLSDKANDQLRQWFEDDEALERAINGEWILLPHGDGTSLLKPIVLSRNEMKPFIIGSAPTQDHPGTSVTIPSPQVSPRHARINYKDGAFFLIDLRSEHGTWIIDNEGKQYRVPPNYPARIRPSDAIQFGSEKVSFRVKVTRSVPRTPENERPLTLQEV from the exons ATGGCTTCTACTTTGTGTTACAATTCTCTTAACCCTTCAACAACTGCTTTCTCAAGAACCCACTTCTCAGTTCCCGTGAATAAAGAGCTTCCACTGGATGCTTCACCTCTTGTTAGCTATAACTGTCCCCTGGGATGCAGAACCAGGAAGCAGAGGAGAAAAGTGATGTATGTGAAAGGTGCGATGGTAGAGGCTCCACCAAGTGTTTCACCCTCATCACAAGGTGGGAGTGGGGGCCCTTCAAAGAAGCAGCTTCGGGTACTTGTTGCTGGTGGAGGGATTGGAGGGTTGGTTTTTGCGTTGGCTGCAAAGAGAAAGGGGTTTGACGTGGTAGTGTTTGAGAAGGACCTGAGTGCTGTAAGAGGGGAGGGACAGTATAGGGGTCCAATTCAGATTCAGAGCAATGCTTTGGCTGCTTTGGAAGCTATAGATTCAGAGGTCGCAGAGGAAGTTATGAGAGCTGGTTGCATCACGGGTGATAGAATCAATGGACTTGTAGATGGGGTTTCTGGTTCATG GTACGTCAAGTTTGATACATTCACTCCTGCTGTGGAACGTGGGCTTCCAGTCACAAGGGTTATTAGTCGAATGGTTTTACAAGAGATCCTTGCCTGCGCAGTTGGGGAAGATGTCATTATGAATGCTAGTAATGTTGTTAATTTTGTGGATGATGgaaacaag GTAACAGTAGAACTTGAGAATGGTCAGAAATATGAAGGCGATGTATTGATTGGAGCGGATGGTATATGGTCCAAG GTGAGGAAGCAATTATTTGGGCACAAAGAAGCTGTTTACTCTGGCTATACTTGTTACACTGGCATTGCAGATTTTGTGCCTGCTGACATTGAAACTGTTGG ATACCGAGTATTCTTGGGACACAAACAATACTTTGTATCTTCAGATGTTGGTGCTGGAAAGATGCAATGGTATGCATTTCACAAAGAACCTCCAGGTGGTGTTGATGGCCCCAACG GAAAAAAGGAAAGACTGCTTAAGATATTTGAGGGTTGGTGTGATAATGCTGTAGATCTGATACTTGCTACAGAAGAAGATGCAATTCTAAGAAGAGACATATATGACAGGATACCAACATTGACATGGGGAAAGGGTCGTGTGACTTTGCTTGGGGATTCCGTCCATGCCATGCAGCCAAATATGGGCCAAGGAGGGTGCATGGCTATTGAG GACAGTTATCAACTTGCACTGGAGTTGGAAACTGCATGGGAACAAAGTATTAAATCAGGGAGTCCAATTGACGTTGATTCTTCCCTAAGGAG CTACGAGAGAGAAAGAAGACTACGAGTTGCCATTATTCATGGAATGGCCAGAATGGCCGCTCTCATGGCTTCCACTTACAAGGCATATCTGGGTGTTGGTCTTGGCCCTTTAGAA TTTTTGACCAAGTTTCGCATACCACATCCTGGAAGAGTTGGTGGAAGGTTTTTCGTTGACATCATGATGCCTTCTATGCTGAGTTGGGTCTTAGGTGGAAATAG CTCCAAACTTGAGGGTAGACCACTAAGTTGCAGACTCTCAGACAAA GCAAATGATCAGTTACGCCAATGGTTTGAAGACGATGAAGCCCTTGAGCGTGCTATTAATGGAGA GTGGATTTTATTACCGCATGGAGATGGAACAAGTCTTTTAAAGCCTATAGTTTTAAGTCGAAATGAGATGAAACCCTTCATAATCGG GAGTGCACCAACGCAAGATCATCCTGGCACTTCAGTTACAATACCTTCCCCTCAG GTTTCTCCAAGGCATGCTCGAATTAACTATAAGGACGgtgccttcttcttgattgaTTTGCGGAGTGAACATGGCACCTGGATCATTGA CAATGAAGGAAAGCAATACCGAGTACCTCCTAATTATCCTGCTCGCATTCGTCCATCTGATGCTATTCAGTTTGGTTCTGAGAAG GTTTCATTCCGTGTTAAGGTAACAAGATCCGTCCCAAGAACACCAGAGAATGAAAGGCCTTTAACATTGCAGGAAGTGTGA
- the LOC137805679 gene encoding uncharacterized protein, which produces MVDVDRRPTGPNPAHLAGLRRLSARAASVSAPTVRNGLLSFSALSEKVITHLRNSGHAEFARSDSHSDPVLKKQRSVAEKHSASKCPLPTFSRRSLDAAVDRHRRASPEWLEGYVGLMGSVLREGGWSESDISEMVSGSGSDLGSVLTDNEGVMDALVSKAERFSDSLRKSGWSSEEVSDALGLGFDLRPEKGRRPPKKVPPQLVERIGKLVESVSR; this is translated from the coding sequence ATGGTCGACGTCGACCGCAGACCCACCGGTCCCAATCCGGCTCACCTCGCCGGTCTCAGACGCCTCTCGGCTCGAGCCGCTTCCGTTTCCGCCCCAACCGTTCGTAACGGCCTTCTCTCATTCTCTGCTCTCTCCGAAAAAGTTATAACCCATCTCCGCAACTCGGGCCACGCCGAGTTCGCTCGCTCTGACTCCCACTCCGACCCGGTTCTCAAAAAGCAGAGATCCGTCGCCGAGAAACACTCCGCCTCCAAATGCCCCCTCCCCACTTTCTCCCGCCGCAGTCTCGACGCCGCCGTCGACCGCCACCGGAGAGCCTCGCCGGAGTGGTTGGAGGGCTACGTGGGGCTCATGGGATCCGTTCTGAGGGAAGGAGGGTGGAGCGAATCGGATATATCGGAAATGGTTTCCGGCTCCGGTTCGGATTTGGGTTCGGTTTTGACGGATAATGAAGGGGTAATGGACGCGCTGGTTTCGAAGGCGGAAAGGTTTTCGGACTCGTTGAGGAAATCCGGGTGGAGCTCCGAAGAGGTTTCGGATGCCTTGGGTTTGGGATTCGATTTGCGACCGGAGAAGGGGAGGAGACCGCCTAAGAAGGTGCCCCCTCAGCTGGTGGAAAGAATAGGGAAACTGGTGGAGTCGGTTTCCCGGTGA